CGTCGATTTTGTTGCGGATCTTGATGCTGTTACCGATCAGGATCGGCTTGGCGATTCCTTCATCCACAAGAATCTGGGCCGCCCGCAGCATCTTCTCGTTGTCTCCTTCAGGGAAGGCAACCCGTTTCGGGTCGGTCTTGGCCTTGTTGATGATGTAGCGCATGATCTCTTTTGACTTGCCCTGGGTCGATTCGAGGTGTTCGATATACTTTTCCATATCCTCGATAGGTTGCCGGGCAACACCGCTGTCCATGGCTGCCTGGGCAATGGCCGGGGCAACATGCAGCAGTACCCGCGGGTCAAACGGTTTGGGGATGATGTACTCCCTGCCGAATGAAAACTTGACGTTGCCGTAGGCCTTGCTGACCGAGTCGGGTACTTCTTCACGGGCCAGCTTGGCCAGGGCCTTGACCGCTGCCAGCTTCATCTCTTCATTGATGCAGCTGGCCCGTACATCCAGGGCGCCACGGAAGATAAAGGGGAAGCCCAGCACGTTATTGACCTGATTGGGATAGTCGGAACGTCCGGTGGCAATGATCACATCGCCTCTGGCTGCGCGGGCCTCGTCGGGGGTAATCTCCGGGTCCGGGTTGGCCATGGCGAAGATGATCGGGTTGGGGGCCATGCTGCGCACCATGTCGGCAGTGAAGGCCCCTTTGGCGGAAAGACCGAACAGGACGTCAGCCCCCCTGGCAGCCTCCTCCAAGGTGCGGAAAGGAGTGTCAGCCGCAAACAGTGCCTTGTAGGGGTTCATCCCCTCAACCCTTCCCTTATAAATGACCCCCTTGGTGTCGCACATGATCATGTTGTTCGGCTTGACTCCCAGGGCAATCGCCAGCTTGGCGCAGGAGTTGGCAGAAGCACCGGCACCGTTCACCACGATCCTGATATCCTCAATATTCTTGCCAACCAGCTCCAGTGCGTTGAGCAGGGCTGCCGATGAAATGATGGCGGTGCCATGCTGGTCATCGTGGAAGACCGGGATCTTCATGGTCTTTTTCAGCTCTTCTTCAATGTAGAAACATTCTGGTGCCTTGATATCTTCCAGGTTGATACCGCCAAAGGTCGGCTCCAGCAGCTGGCAGGCCTTGATGATCTCGTCCGGATTTTCGGTGTCAAGCTCGATGTCAAAGACGTCGATATCGGCAAAACGCTTGAAAAGAATCCCTTTGCCTTCCATGACCGGCTTGCCGGCCAGCGCACCCAGATTGCCGAGGCCCAGGACGGCAGTACCGTTGGAGACAACGGCCACCAGGTTTCCTTTGGCGGTGTACTTGTAGGCATCATCCGGATTTTTTTCTATTGCCAGGCAGGGCTCAGCCACACCCGGAGAATAGGCCAGCGAGAGGTCTGCTGCAGTTTGACACGGTTTGGTTGAGATAACCTCAATTTTTCCTTTACGACCCATTGAATGGTACTCAAGAGCGTCCTTGATCTTTGCCATGGTCGACATTCCTCCAGAATTAATTTAGTGATGATAAAAAAATAGTTAATAATGTCCTGATTACACTGGCTTGTGTTTATTATGACTAAAGACATATATGCCCCTTGTCGGGGGCTGTCAAGCGCTATCAGTCCTGAATAAAAAAATATTCTATTTCCATGCAGTAAGAGTTGAGATGGCTACACGAGTACCGTATTATACAACCTTAACTTTTTGCATGCTCAGGAGTTGTCAGTGGTTGATGGGGCATCCGGCTATATAGGCATTGATATTGGAGGAACAAACCTGCGCGGTGCGCTGGTGCGGCCAGGGGGCGAGGTGATGGCCCGCTTCAGGTCGAAGAGTGCCATTGAGGGCGGGGCAGATTCTTTCCTGATGCGCCTGACAGAGGAAATTGACCGGCTGATCGTTGAAGCCCGAGTTTCCGGTCTGCAGGTCAGTGGTGTCGGTGTCGGTGTGCCTGGTCTGATCGGAAGCGATGGTGTCATCCATTCATCCGTAAACCTGCGGCCGCTGGAGGGGATGAATCTGTCCCGTTCACTGGAGGACCGGCTGGGAATACCGGTGATATCGGCCAATGATGCCAACCTGATCGCCCTGGGTGAGGCCTGGGCCGGTGCCGGACAAGGCATGCGCTCGCTGATGGTGATAACCATTGGAACCGGATTGGGAAGTGGTTTGATACTTGATGGCAAACTCTGGACAGGCGCTGGTGGTTTTGCCGCTGAATTCGGACATCTGACCGTTGAGCCGGAAGGGATTCCCTGTCCCTGTGGTAACCGCGGTTGTCTGGAACAGTATGTATCGGCAGCTGCCCTTTCCCGGTATGGCCGGGGTAAGACACCGGAAGTCCTGGCCCTGCTGGCCGGGGAGGGCGACACTGATGCCTGTGCCGCATTCGAAACCCTCGGTTACTGGCTGGGGACCGCCCTTGCCGGTTTGGTCAATACTCTGAATCTCGAGGGAGTTATCATCGGCGGTGGTGTCTCGGCCAGCTTTGATCTGTTTGCCCCGGCCGTGCTGCAGACACTCAAACAGCGCGCCTTCCCCCGGATGGTGGCAGCGTTGAAGCTCTGTCAGGCAGCTCTGGGGGATGATGCCGGACTTGTGGGAGGGGCGTTGCTGGCTGCAGGAAAGAGTTTCTAGGCAGCCTGTTTTTTTTGCCGGGGAGTTTACTTTCAGCTAAATGATGGTATCCTTTTCTGGCACAAGATCTGGTCTGACGGGTTACTAAAGCATATTCAGGGGGTTACGTATGAAACGAATCTGGTTGTTCCTGGTGTTGACACTGGTTGTGCTGGCAGGGGGCTGCGCCAAACAGGTTGCCCGTTGTACGGCACCGGAAGACAATCCGGCACATCATTATCTGCGTGGAATGGAGGCGCTTGAGGCCGGTAAAGTTGACTTGGCCCAGGATAAGTTTGATCGGGCGCTCTATTGTGAGGAAAACTTTTCAGCGGCCTATGGCGGCAAGGCCATTGTGGCAGCCCTGAAGGCCAAAGGGATGAATGATGCCAGCTATCGTGGCGTAGAGGTGGCCCGTGCCGAGGAATACCTTGAGAAAGCCCTGAAGCTTGCAGAAAGCGACAATGACCGTTTTGAGTACCAGCTGGCTGTACTGAGGGCGGCATCTGCAGTAAAGGGGAAAGACTGGCTGGACCGGGCTGAAGCAGCCTACCGTGCTGTCCAGTCCATCGAGAAGCTTGATGAGCGGCGGCTTGACTACTATCAGGGCAAGGAGGCCGCTGCCTATTTCATGGGACTGGCCTATCTGGAAGGATATCAGTTCCGCAAGGCAGAGGATAAGTTCCGCGAGACCCTGGACAGCCGTAAAATGGGCAAGTGGAATGAACCAGCCGACAAGGCCTGGAAAAAGACTGCCAAGATTGTGCGGGCCATGGGTGGAATAACCGTTGGCGATGTTGGCCGCAAGGTTGCGGTAAAGGAAGCGGTATCCCGTGGCGATCTGGCTGCCCTGCTGGTGGATGAGATGAAGATCGACAAACTGTTTGCCGGACGGATCCCGGTCAAATCGCAACTGGATGCCATGAAGGCCGAATTTACACCGGCAGATTTGCTGTCCCATCCGTTCCGTGATGAAGTCAATACCATCATGAAATGGAAGGTGCGCGGCCTTGAACCCAAGTTCGACCAGACCACCAAGGCCTATCTTTTTAAGCCGGAAGACAAGGTGATGCGGGGTGAGATGGCCTTTATTCTTGAAGATGTGTTGATCAAGCTGACCGGCGATGAAAAACTGGCCACCGCCTATTTCGGTCAGGAACGTTCCCCCTTCCCGGATGTCAAGGCGACCTCTCCCTTCTACAACGCCGTCATGAACATGACCAGCCGCGGGATTATGGAAGGCGAGCTGTCCGGCGAGTTCCGCTTTAACGAGCCGGTTGACGGCGCCGAGGCGATTCTTGCCATCCGGATGCTGCAGCAAAAAATCAATATCTATTAGTCTACGCCCTTACGTGGTACGCAATCTGACAAGGAGGAAGTTTCAATGAAAAAGAGCATCATACTGGCAGCAGTGGCCCTGATGGGTTTTGCAGGACTGGCCCAGGCGGATGAAGTGGACCTGAAACACTACAAGATGGCCCGTGAGTACATCAGAAAAGAAAAGGTAACCGTCACGGTGACGGTTGAGCAGGCGTTCAAGCAGGATGCGATCCTGGTGGTGGGAGAAGGGGTGCCGAAGAAAGGCACCACCGGCGGACAGAAACGTCTGACGGCCCTCAGGGCTGCCGAAGTTGCTGCCCAGCGGGCTTTGGCAGAGCTGCTGAAAGGGGTCTCCATTACCGGCGAGACAACGGTCCGGGATGCAGAGCTTGAGTCTGATGTGATCAGGTCTTCAGTGAACACCTTTATCAAGGGCTTTCATCCGGTGGTGAAAGACTGGAATGCCGAAGAGGAGACCGCCCTGGTTATTTTGCGGGTAGGAATCAATGGTCCGGGCAGTTTTGGTGCCATGATGTATGAAAAGGTCCTGACCGAGCCCAAAATCAAGCAACAGGTTGAGAAGCCGGTCTATACACCGCCTGCTGACGTTCCTGCTCCGGCACCGGTTGCACAGGCCTTTGACGGTCTGATCATCGATGCCACCGCATACTCCTTCCGTCCGGCCCTTATCAACCGGATCTTTAACCCCAAGGGTGAGGTGCTGTATGATCCGGCCAAGATCAGCCAGAAGGTGCTGGTTGAGCAAGGCTGCGGCGAGTACACCAACAGTGTGGACAAGGCCCGTGCCGCCCTGCGCAAGCGTGGCGTCAACAACCCGCTGGTGGTGAAGGCCTCCGGTACGGTCAGCCCGTCTGACCTGCAGGTAAATAATGAAGTTGCCCTGCAGATTTTCAGTGCCAACCAGAATAACGGCTTTATGGCTGATGCCCGGGTTGCCTTTGTGCTGAAGTAGACTGATTTTGTTTAAGTTGATTCATACTTGCAAAAAGCCCCGCACTATCTGTTGCGGGGCTTTTTATTAGTTGCAAACAAATAGCAGTGCCGTACAAGTACAAAATGGAGTCTAGTAATCTGAGCAGGTCTGGATAACAGTGCAGTTTGCTCGTTTGAAAGCTGCAGGAGGTCGTGGAAATGCTACTGACATCAGTTCCGCACGTGCCACCCTTGGAGGTGACCCGTCGTCGATTTGTACAGGGGCTTGCCGCGGGTGCCATGTTGTTCTGGCTTCCTTCCTGGCTCGGCGATGCCAACGGCAACTCTGGCTATCCCCCCACCATCACCGGTAGTCCACCGGAGTTGCGCGGGACAGAGTTTGATCTGCAGATCGCTGAGACAATGGTAAACTTTACCGGCTCAACGCGTCCGGCAACCACCATCAATGGCTCGCTTCCTGCTCCTACCTTGCGTTGGCGTCAGGGAGACACGGTGACCCTGCGGGTAACCAACCGGCTCTCAGTCCCTACCTCGCTTCACTGGCACGGTATTATCCTGCCCTATCAGATGGATGGTGTGCCGGGAGTCAGTTTCAACGGCATCGCCCCCGGCACGACCTTCGTCTATCGCTTCAAGGTGAACCAGTCGGGCACCTACTGGTACCACTCGCATTCCGGCATGCAGGAGCAAACCGGTATGTACGGCGCCCTTATCATTGACCCTGCAGAGCGTCCCGCTTCCCGGACTGATCGTGACTATGTACTGCTTTTATCGGATTGGACCGATGAGGACCCGATGCGAATTCTTGCCAAGTTGAAGGCCCAGTCCCATTACTACAACTACAATCAGCCCACAGTGGCCGATTTTATCAATGACCTGCGTAAACAGGGACTTGCCGGGGCATTAGACAAACGCCAGATGTGGAATCAGATGCGGATGAGCCCGACGGATCTGTCCGATGTCACCGGGGCAACCTACACCTATCTGCTGAACGGTTCTCCACCGGCTGCCGGATGGACCGGCCTGTTCCGGCCAGGTGAAACAGTCCGACTGCGCTGTATTAACGCTTCGGCACAGACCTTTTTCGATCTGCGGATCCCTGGCCTTAAACTGACCGTGATCCAGGTGGATGGACAGGATGTGGAGCCGGTCAGCGTGGATGAACTGCGGATCGGGGTGGCTGAAACCTATGATCTGCTGGTCACACCGGGGCAGGGGGCCTATACGGTCTTTGCCCAGGCCATGGACCGCAGCGGTTTCGCCTGTGGCACTCTGGCGGAGCGGCAGGGGCTGACCGCAGCGGTACCCGGGATGGATCAGCCGGAGTGGCTGGAGATGGTTGACATGATGGGGGCTATGGAGCATGGCAGCCATCATGGATCTGACTCAGCTGCCGTGGCAGATCAGCACCATGCCGGGCATTCCCCGCCACCGACCGCACACCCGTTAGCCAAACCGTCGCAAACGGTCCGGCACGCCCGCAGTGAATACGGTCCCACTGTTGACATGCGGGTAGACCAGCCCAGAACCAATCTGGATGACCCCGGTATCGGTCTGCGCAGGAACGGTAGAAGGGTGCTGACCTATGCCGATATCCGCACGCTTGGCGGCCCGTTGGACCGGCGTTTGCCAGAACGGGAAATCGAGCTGCATCTGACCGGCAACATGCATCGCTACAGCTGGTCCTTTGACGGCGTTGAATATGGCGATTCCACACCGATCCGTTTCCGTTACGGCGAGCGTCTGCGGATCATTCTGCACAATGATACCATGATGACCCACCCGATGCATCTGCACGGCATGTGGAGCGAGCTTGAAAATGCCGATGGGCTTTTTATGGCACGCAGGCACACCATCAGTGTCCAACCGGCACAGCGGATCAGTTTTCTGGTGACGGCCGATGCTCCGGGCAGATGGGTCTTTCACTGTCACCTGCTGTATCATATGGATGCAGGCATGTTCCGGGAGGTGGTGGTGGCATGATTACGTACCTGCAACAGGTTATCCGGTTTGCTGTGCGGCATGGGTTGCTGGCGTGCTGCTGCAGCTTCGGTCTTGCCGGTGTCGCATGGAGCCAGCAGGGTGAGGGGACGCCCCATGACGGTCATGCCGGGCATGGGACCGAGATCGGGCAGGTGTCACCTGCTGCTGAGCCGGCTGACTCAGTGCATGATCGGCATGGTGTACAACAGCCGGAGCAGGCCCGTGATCCCGCTGCCTATTCTGACGGCTATGGCTTCGGGCCGCTGCCCAGGATGCAGATGTCGGATCAGCACGCTTTCGGAGCGCTAGTGGCCAATCGTCTGGAAGGACAATGGCACGCCAACGGACCACCGGAGCTGGTCTATGATCTGCAGGCCTGGTATGGCGGCAGCTATGACCGTCTGCTGCTTAAGGCAGAGGGTGCAGTGAAACAGGGGCGTCTGGATGAGGCGCATACAGAGGCGTATTGGTCCCATGCCGTCTCACCCTATTGGGATGCTCTGCTGGGACTGCGGTATGACAGTGGTGAAAAGCCGGGGCAGGGCTGGCTGGCCTGTGGTCTGCAGGGACTTGCCCCCTACTGGGTCGAGTTGAAAGTGAATCTGTACCTAGGTCACACCGGGCAGCTGGCTGCCCGTCTTGAAGCGGAGTATGAGTTGCTGCTGACTCAACGGCTGATACTGCAGCCCCGTCTGGAGGCAACCCTGTACAGTAAGCGGGACGAACAGCGCGAGACCGGTTCCGGACTGTCTGAGGTGACAGCCGGTCTGAGGCTGCGCTATGAGTTTAGCCGGGAATATGCCCCCTATCTGGGGGTTGAATGGTACCTGCCCGTTGGAGAATCCAGGCATATCAGTGGTAAAGCCGATGAAACACGGCTTGTGGCCGGTCTGCGGCTACGCTTCTGACTTCTGTTGCCCACGTGTCACCTGATGGTTCCTGTTCCAGATCTGCAGAGAATGTAATGCAGATTTTCGGGAACTTTTTGCTGCAGGAGATGTCTGATGATATGAGTGCTACAAACACTGAAATAGCGGATGAACAGCAACTGCTGGCTGCCTGCCGCAACGGTGATACCCATGCCTTTGAACAGTTGGTGCTGCGCTATCAGCGTGGCCTGTATAATGTCGCTTTCAGGATCAGTGGTAACGAGGCTGATGCGGCAGAGATTGTTCAGGAAACCTTTCTGGCTGCCTGGCGCAAAATCAAGGCGTTTCGAGGTGAAGCCAGACTCTCCACCTGGCTGACCAGTATCGCGGTAAACCAGGCCCGCACCCGTTGGCAGCAGAATCGACAGAAGCGTAGTCGTGAGGAATCCCTTGATGCATCTGCCGAAGAAAAGCAGGGGGCGCCTTTGCAGATCGCTTCGGAACAACCTTCGGCACTTGAACTGCTGGAACGTTCGGTATTGAGGGGGCTGCTGGAGCGCTGTATCAGGGCGCTGGACCAGGGGTTTCGAGAAGTGCTGGTGCTGCGTGATATGCGGGAGATGCCCTATGACGAAATGGGGCAGGTGCTGGGATTGCGGGAAGGAACCGTGAAGTCCCGCCTGTTTCGGGCCCGTGAGGCGGTCAGGGACTGTGTAACCAAAGGTATGGCACAACCATGAAGAGTCACGAAGAGCTACGCAGTATGCTTCCGGCCATGGCTGGAGGAGATCTGGTGAAAACAGAGCTGGCACTGCTTGAACAACACCTGGCTGAATGTCGGGAATGCCGTGCAGAGCTGGCTGAACTGCAGTTGGTGCTGCAGGCGATGCGTGAAACACCTGAGCTGGAACCTCCGCCCTGGCTGGCAACCCGCATCATGGCGCAGGTCCGGGAAGAGGCTGCCTCCCGTACAGGGTGGTTTGCCCGTCTGTTTCTGCCGCTGCAGATTAAGCTGCCTTTGGAAGCCTTGGCCTTGGTGATGATCTGTGCCACTGTCTGGTATGTTGTGCAGGATGTTGAGCGATCGCAACAGCGGCCTCAGATTCCACCGGCAGCTGAGGCCCCGGCAGCTGCCCCTGCCAGAGAGGCTGACAGAGGGACTGAACTGCAAGCTCCCCCCACACCTGACCCTTCTATGCCGGCAGTCCCGAAGGCAGAACCCCCATCATCTGCTGCTCAGGTAAGACCGGAGGCTCAGAGGACACAAGCTGCCCCGGCCTTTGCACCGCCACCACAGAAAGTGCCTGAGCCTGTTGAGCAAATGGAACGAGCCAAGTCAGCTTCAGAGTCCGTACCTGCCCCTTCAGCTGTCAGCCGTGAACAACGTGCCGGTAGTCCGTTGCCCTCGGCAGATCGTGCCATGGCTGCCAAACGCAAGGCTGAAAGCAGCGGCAGTGCTGCTGGTGTAACCGGTATGCAACCGCAGCGGTTGCGGCTGGTGGTTGATGATCAGACCACGATTGCAGAGACACTTGAAGTCATTGTGCCGCGTCTAGGGGGGACTATCCTGGAGCGCCGTACCGGTAGTGCCAGGGTACGGATTCCGGAGGATCGTCTGCCTGAGCTGGTGGAACAGCTTGCGCGATCAGGGCGGATAGCAGAGCGTCCTGTCATGGATACAACCGGTGATAAGATGCTGGAACTGCTGATAATCTGGCAGGTTGTAAAATAAATATTTTTTTGGGGAACTTTTTACTGACTGCTCCTGTCTAACGGTGCAAAGGCTTAACGCAAAAGCCAATCACCCACAACGGGAGGAAGTCATGAAAACAATCGTAACCGTTATTCTGGCAGTCATGATCAGCACAGTTCAGGTCTGGGCAGGCAGCATCGGCGACAGTGTCGAAGTTAGAGTACTGTCGGAATCCGGTTCAGAATTGCCGTTTTATCCGGTCTCTGCACGCTATCCAGCCAAAAAGGTGTACGCAGAAGCGGTAAAGGGAGATCACTACAGGATTGTGGTCCGCAACAAGCTGAACCGCCGGGTAGGGGTGGTGATTGCGGTGGATGGCCGCAACATTGTCTCCGGCCAGAAGTCCTGGCTGAAAAACAACGAACGGATGTACATCCTGGAACCGTACGAGCGTTATGAGTATGCCGGCTGGCGCACCGGGCAGGACCGGATCAACCGTTTCTACTTTTCCGAGGTGCCTGACTCCTACGCTGCCTCCTTTGGTGATCAAAGTGCCATGGGGGTAATCGCTGTGGCGGTTTACCCGGAAGTGCAGCGTTATGAACTGCCGGTGCAGTATCGCAGCCAACACTCCGGTTCTGGAGCACCGGCAGCAGAGGCACCAGCTCCTTCAGCAGCATCTGAGCGTAAAAGATCTGCTGCTGCCCCGGCAGCAAAGGCGGAAATGATGGAGAGATCCGCAGGTACCGGCTATGGCAGGAGTGAGTATTCACCGTCCCAGGTTGTGGCCTTTGAGCCGGAACGCCGCTCTGTGGAAAATCTGTACATCAAGTACGAATGGCGCAGCACGCTTTGTAAACGGGGTATCATCAGTTGTGACCGGCCCTATCCCAAGGGCCAGAACCGGTTGTGGGATAACGGTGGCTATGCACCGCCGCCGTACGGGCGGGAGTAGCCCGGCTACCTGCCTGCCAGT
Above is a window of Trichlorobacter lovleyi SZ DNA encoding:
- a CDS encoding NADP-dependent malic enzyme; the encoded protein is MAKIKDALEYHSMGRKGKIEVISTKPCQTAADLSLAYSPGVAEPCLAIEKNPDDAYKYTAKGNLVAVVSNGTAVLGLGNLGALAGKPVMEGKGILFKRFADIDVFDIELDTENPDEIIKACQLLEPTFGGINLEDIKAPECFYIEEELKKTMKIPVFHDDQHGTAIISSAALLNALELVGKNIEDIRIVVNGAGASANSCAKLAIALGVKPNNMIMCDTKGVIYKGRVEGMNPYKALFAADTPFRTLEEAARGADVLFGLSAKGAFTADMVRSMAPNPIIFAMANPDPEITPDEARAARGDVIIATGRSDYPNQVNNVLGFPFIFRGALDVRASCINEEMKLAAVKALAKLAREEVPDSVSKAYGNVKFSFGREYIIPKPFDPRVLLHVAPAIAQAAMDSGVARQPIEDMEKYIEHLESTQGKSKEIMRYIINKAKTDPKRVAFPEGDNEKMLRAAQILVDEGIAKPILIGNSIKIRNKIDELGLNLDDVQIVDTEHSKFTEPYAQELYRLRQRKGITETEAGRIIRRKSRNHFGAMMVRMGDADAMLSGIDAHYPETIRPALEVVGKQPNLTSVHGMYMMVFKKGVYFMADTTVEIDPSAEELAETAILAAQNVKVFDIDPRVAMLSFSNFGSVRHPLSDKVRRAVEIVKEREPDLIIDGEMQADTAVVQELLDHFKFSKLKNTANVLIFPDLNSGNIAYKLLARLGGAEAIGPILMGMQKPVHVLQRGDDVSDIVNMAAIAVVDAQGRNS
- a CDS encoding ROK family protein, yielding MVDGASGYIGIDIGGTNLRGALVRPGGEVMARFRSKSAIEGGADSFLMRLTEEIDRLIVEARVSGLQVSGVGVGVPGLIGSDGVIHSSVNLRPLEGMNLSRSLEDRLGIPVISANDANLIALGEAWAGAGQGMRSLMVITIGTGLGSGLILDGKLWTGAGGFAAEFGHLTVEPEGIPCPCGNRGCLEQYVSAAALSRYGRGKTPEVLALLAGEGDTDACAAFETLGYWLGTALAGLVNTLNLEGVIIGGGVSASFDLFAPAVLQTLKQRAFPRMVAALKLCQAALGDDAGLVGGALLAAGKSF
- a CDS encoding S-layer homology domain-containing protein translates to MKRIWLFLVLTLVVLAGGCAKQVARCTAPEDNPAHHYLRGMEALEAGKVDLAQDKFDRALYCEENFSAAYGGKAIVAALKAKGMNDASYRGVEVARAEEYLEKALKLAESDNDRFEYQLAVLRAASAVKGKDWLDRAEAAYRAVQSIEKLDERRLDYYQGKEAAAYFMGLAYLEGYQFRKAEDKFRETLDSRKMGKWNEPADKAWKKTAKIVRAMGGITVGDVGRKVAVKEAVSRGDLAALLVDEMKIDKLFAGRIPVKSQLDAMKAEFTPADLLSHPFRDEVNTIMKWKVRGLEPKFDQTTKAYLFKPEDKVMRGEMAFILEDVLIKLTGDEKLATAYFGQERSPFPDVKATSPFYNAVMNMTSRGIMEGELSGEFRFNEPVDGAEAILAIRMLQQKINIY
- a CDS encoding copper resistance system multicopper oxidase, with the translated sequence MLLTSVPHVPPLEVTRRRFVQGLAAGAMLFWLPSWLGDANGNSGYPPTITGSPPELRGTEFDLQIAETMVNFTGSTRPATTINGSLPAPTLRWRQGDTVTLRVTNRLSVPTSLHWHGIILPYQMDGVPGVSFNGIAPGTTFVYRFKVNQSGTYWYHSHSGMQEQTGMYGALIIDPAERPASRTDRDYVLLLSDWTDEDPMRILAKLKAQSHYYNYNQPTVADFINDLRKQGLAGALDKRQMWNQMRMSPTDLSDVTGATYTYLLNGSPPAAGWTGLFRPGETVRLRCINASAQTFFDLRIPGLKLTVIQVDGQDVEPVSVDELRIGVAETYDLLVTPGQGAYTVFAQAMDRSGFACGTLAERQGLTAAVPGMDQPEWLEMVDMMGAMEHGSHHGSDSAAVADQHHAGHSPPPTAHPLAKPSQTVRHARSEYGPTVDMRVDQPRTNLDDPGIGLRRNGRRVLTYADIRTLGGPLDRRLPEREIELHLTGNMHRYSWSFDGVEYGDSTPIRFRYGERLRIILHNDTMMTHPMHLHGMWSELENADGLFMARRHTISVQPAQRISFLVTADAPGRWVFHCHLLYHMDAGMFREVVVA
- a CDS encoding copper resistance protein B; translation: MITYLQQVIRFAVRHGLLACCCSFGLAGVAWSQQGEGTPHDGHAGHGTEIGQVSPAAEPADSVHDRHGVQQPEQARDPAAYSDGYGFGPLPRMQMSDQHAFGALVANRLEGQWHANGPPELVYDLQAWYGGSYDRLLLKAEGAVKQGRLDEAHTEAYWSHAVSPYWDALLGLRYDSGEKPGQGWLACGLQGLAPYWVELKVNLYLGHTGQLAARLEAEYELLLTQRLILQPRLEATLYSKRDEQRETGSGLSEVTAGLRLRYEFSREYAPYLGVEWYLPVGESRHISGKADETRLVAGLRLRF
- a CDS encoding RNA polymerase sigma factor; translation: MSATNTEIADEQQLLAACRNGDTHAFEQLVLRYQRGLYNVAFRISGNEADAAEIVQETFLAAWRKIKAFRGEARLSTWLTSIAVNQARTRWQQNRQKRSREESLDASAEEKQGAPLQIASEQPSALELLERSVLRGLLERCIRALDQGFREVLVLRDMREMPYDEMGQVLGLREGTVKSRLFRAREAVRDCVTKGMAQP
- a CDS encoding DUF2275 domain-containing protein; translated protein: MKSHEELRSMLPAMAGGDLVKTELALLEQHLAECRECRAELAELQLVLQAMRETPELEPPPWLATRIMAQVREEAASRTGWFARLFLPLQIKLPLEALALVMICATVWYVVQDVERSQQRPQIPPAAEAPAAAPAREADRGTELQAPPTPDPSMPAVPKAEPPSSAAQVRPEAQRTQAAPAFAPPPQKVPEPVEQMERAKSASESVPAPSAVSREQRAGSPLPSADRAMAAKRKAESSGSAAGVTGMQPQRLRLVVDDQTTIAETLEVIVPRLGGTILERRTGSARVRIPEDRLPELVEQLARSGRIAERPVMDTTGDKMLELLIIWQVVK